taaaaatatttccataactatagtactagtatattaatactagtatatcacGATTCCTAATTTTGTGGAAATAGTGAGATTATATAATATTGGAGGGGAAAACTGATTTATGCATTCAAGCGTGTAAACTTTAATGTGTGTAACTTTAGTCCCATAATTTAGTTCCATAATTGTAGTTCTTCATAATTCATATCATagtttcaaaattgatttgtaCATGCAAATATGCAATGCTCGTGTAGTCTTTCCATTATTTAGTAAACTTGGCCCGGCCCGGCCCACTTGGCACCTCTAGTTGCGAGGACGGTTTTCTTCCGGACTGAGATGAGCAAGGAGACTATAGCAGACGTTTTCTTATTTGCACTGATTTTCACGAGTTcaaaattaagatattttgTCTTCAATTCATCGACATCGACAGAAAATACAAGTGAAATCCATAAGTAATCAGTGCAAATCAGAAATTTACACTCGTgaaaaagacaaaatatcTGAATTTTGAACCTAATTTAGGAATTGGAAATTACGAATGTTAGAGAACAGAGTTTACGGCGTTGTTCGAGTAATAATTTCTGGTAACCTATCCCTCTTGAGCCAAACTACTaataccaaatttaaattatctaATCCAGTTGTTATCAATACCCTTAAATGAGAGAAAAGTGTTGTTTTTTTGCTAAATAGGAAAATGACTTTACTATGATGGAACgtactgaaatgaaaaaaaaaatgattcaactattATGGAatagaggaagtatcatagacattttatttttagttgtttcTCTCATCTCATCTTGCTAGGGATCTTGTCtgaaaattattactcctttTATCCATCTCAtttaagatgacacactttccttttagtttgtcccaactaaaatgaaacattttatttttttgtaactttctcttttaattaatacatccaactacaattttcaattttcaattaaatattcaactttcTTTCTCACTCTATTTAATACTTCCACACactctttctctttccaattaactacattaaccaacaactcttaaaatctcgtgtcggctaagaaatgtgtcatcttagtcgggacggaaggagtagtatatttaatactctcttTATCCCAAGAAAGTTGAGTTACTTCTTTTTTCAcactcgttttaaaaaattcataataaatagttaaagtagataaataataaagtaaaaataaaaataatttagagtaaatttttatctatattattcttgCTTGTATTTTACTATTCACTCAATCTAACTATTTAATACAAAAGTGACTCCTTTGTTGtaatagagggagtatttaatttagtcCTCTCACACGAATCAGAATTATATTCCGAAATGGCAACTCCATGAATGTTCTCAATTTTACCAAAGTTGAATATCAACCACCCGATTATAGAATTTGACATACGTAGCGGCGGCAGGTGCAATCTGTTATTCAAATTTGTgccatattttttgttttttaatatagCTACCAATAAAGCCAATTACAatgatttagattttaattctattattaGTAATGTTTGAAAATGCCATCCCAGAACAAGGACTGACGCTTTTAGtgcaaattgaaaaattgatcTACTTTGTGGAagataatgaaaatttatgatttaattagcaattaatcaaCACAAGCATTCGAAGAAGGAATTTTGTCCGTAGATTGAAAATTAAGATAGGAAAATGATAATTCAATGAAGTAGATGTTGACATTAAAAGGAAAGAGACTGATGAACTTGCTTTGTACTTTCCCTTAGGATTTGTGGGACCTGTTCgccattttttttggattttgtagagaagaaaatgagaaaaccCTACATAAAAGTTTGGATTATGTGAGTAATAGATCAACATATTTAGATCTATGTttgatgttaattaattattatggagtattacCTTTCTCTATGTAGTACTGGTAGTGCAGCGGgataatttttatgaatagatcaaaagagaaaaacatataattatgGAGTAGTTTATTGATGAATAgagtttaaaaaaacatttggGTAAGGAAAACAATAGTGTAGAGTTagctattatattttttattgaatataattaCCGCAACTATTAAATATACTCCGTCAACAAAGTCATCTCAtgcatagtagtagtagaacTAATATTTATTGGTCGTAAATGGCGATGAAAAGCAGCCACTTTTATCTTATTGTTATTCTCGATTCAGTAAGTGTTGTCACTACTATATACATTCTATAATCAGCATAGCCGTTTCAATATTGGTTTATCAATTGCATGTTTGATTGGTCAAGTCTGTCACATAGCATGGAGTATATAAGTCCAACAAGAGACTATTAAAAATACAGGCTCCTTATTTATGAGTTAATACTGATTATACAAGTCACACAGTTACACATTCACTATCTTAATTCATTCCCAGTCTGATATTTTTGTACATTGGTTTATGTTCTTAGTAGAATAACGATTAgattaccattttttttaacttatacgaattaataatgatttcttaattttatatcaatatctACATACATAACGATACTATAgattattaatgttttttctttttagtttttattcgATGGTGAAAATTTTATCTAAGTatactcaattttattttatccctGTTCACCTATTTTGTTAGTACTACTTGcattattttcttcatctccAACCAAGTTTTCAAAAAGAGCACCCGCAACTTATCGCTTGACTAAccgaatttctattttaatcaaataaaaaattctctATGTCTATTCAAGTTTTTTATCTTGAGATGTGTCTTATTAATTGTcctattttagttttttaaccTCAGATTCTGTATATTCACTTCACTTCCATTTTATTACTTTCTTCGTCCCATGAGTATacacttttttccttttagttcgtctcataaaaatatgcgctttctaattttagaaatctttTCATCTAATGAGGTGAAACACATTCTCAACTAACgatactttatttatttttctttctacatctcttttactttaccaagtacattaaaactcgtgttcaACCAAAAGTATATACTCTTATTGGATGAAGAGAATATAAAACTACTATATAAAGATCTAatccacattctactaattttctatcattttcttctacatttcttaatacgTGTACTGGCAGACACACATAATTTTCTACATTTTCTtctatcatttttcttctacatttCTTAAGCCCttcccctttttcttttttttttctttttttaattataaaatcttataattttatcccattttcattttgggatATTTCCCATATTATTGGTTAAGAATATTTTGcgttttcagtttttaaacACTTACTGATTATGAtactattactccctccgtccccgaataaGAGTTACTAATTTCCACTTAGGTCAGTCCCCGAATAAGAGTTACTAATTTCCATTTAGGTCCGCccccaattaagagtagcacttcatttttaccataaatggtaagtaagtcccacattccactaactcattcactcacattttattataaaaccaatataaaaaagtgagtcCCACgtcccactaattttttcaaccaatttttctttatatttcttaaattccgtgcccgattaaattattactcctaatgggggacggtgggagtataatactactatactataCTACTACTGCTAAATTATCTACTACAGTATCttgtataaaccaaaaaatttaaaaatgatagtagtactagtagtatactAATAGTCAACACTTGAGTCTCATCCGATTATTTTGACTGTATTTGGAATATCCTAAGCTTGTCAAGCGTACTTATTTGATAGTAGTTAAATTTAACTTTTCCCATCAAAAACCACTATATAAACTCATCTCCATCCCATGCAAACTCAtcaactcacacacacaagtctctctctctttctcaaacacaaaaaatggATTCCATTTTAGGGCTTTCATGGAACTTGGCAGCCCTATCTCTCATCCTCCCCATcgtcatcttcttcatccgaACCAAAACCCGCTCCAAACCCGCCTCCACCAACTGGCCCCCGGGCCCCAAAACCCTCCCCGTCATCGGCAACATGCACCTCCTCTCCGCCCTCGCCTTCCGCTCCATCTCCGACCTCGCCAAGCAATACGGCCCCCTCATGCGCCTCAAGCTCGGCGAAGTCGACACCATCGTCGTCTCCTCCCGCGACCTCGCCCGCGAAATGCTCAAGCAGCACGACCCCTGCTACGCCGACCGCCCCGACTCCATCGGCATCAAGGTCCTCTGGTACAACTACCGCGACATCGCCTTCAGCCCCTACGGCGACTACTGGCGCCAGATGCGCAAGATCTGCATCATGGAGCTCCTCAGCCCGCGAAGCGTCCGCTCCTTCGCCTCCATCCGCAGAGATGAGGTCTCCAATCTGATCTCTTCCATCCGCGCTTCCGCCGCCGTCGGTGAGCCGGTCAATATCAGCGAGAGCATCTTCTCCATGATGAGCTCCGTCACTTGCCGCGCCGCCTTCGGGAAGGTGTCGAAAGATAAGGATACCTTGATAAAGATACTGAGAGATGGGATTCAGATGGCTAGTGGTTTTGAGATTGCTGATTTCTTTCCTTCGTCGTTGGTCATCAACACCTTTAGTTGGACCAAGATCAAGCTCCTGATGATGCGACATAAGCTCGATGTGATTCTCGACGATCTCATCCGCCAGCACCAGCTCAATCTGGCGAAGATCGGGAGCGGGAGTGAGGAAGGAGATAAAGCGAGGAAAGGCAATGGCGAGTT
The genomic region above belongs to Salvia hispanica cultivar TCC Black 2014 chromosome 3, UniMelb_Shisp_WGS_1.0, whole genome shotgun sequence and contains:
- the LOC125212978 gene encoding premnaspirodiene oxygenase-like; protein product: MDSILGLSWNLAALSLILPIVIFFIRTKTRSKPASTNWPPGPKTLPVIGNMHLLSALAFRSISDLAKQYGPLMRLKLGEVDTIVVSSRDLAREMLKQHDPCYADRPDSIGIKVLWYNYRDIAFSPYGDYWRQMRKICIMELLSPRSVRSFASIRRDEVSNLISSIRASAAVGEPVNISESIFSMMSSVTCRAAFGKVSKDKDTLIKILRDGIQMASGFEIADFFPSSLVINTFSWTKIKLLMMRHKLDVILDDLIRQHQLNLAKIGSGSEEGDKARKGNGEFGNEDIVDVLLRLQETGELQFPIKKEDIKAVVYDMFSAGTETSSTAMDWAMAELMRTPGAMAKAQAEVRRVFNDTTIMAMGDNDPNLKYLKLVIREALRMHPPVPILPRASREERVIDGYVIPANVKVLVNNWGMQRDPAYWTNPDSFEPERFEECSKEFLGADFDFLPFGAGKRMCPGITFAMASVELVLAQLLYHFDWKLPNGAQPESLDMIENPGVTASRRDSLLAIPTPYKNSA